The sequence GAAAATGTTACcatttaaaaatctgtgtttgttaTGATGGAAAATTCAAAGATtggtatttaatgaaaaataacataatCACCAACTTCTGTTAGAGCCCTTTTGTAAATTATTCAACATAGAAAAAACTCTGatcaaaaaaacagaacaaaaataaaacccatacaGACTGGTTTGTTGCAAAAAAACCTTACTAAATACAGTTTTGACTCCAAGGAATTATTAGCACATttgttttgagactttttttttccaaggttgcAAGtacttttttgttgggtttttttttttttttgcaggcttaCTTTGCTGATGAAAACAAGGTAAGAACATCTCTTTTTCATACTATCAAATTCGGGTTGTTAAAATttgataataaaatttaaaagttccttctgctttattttattttctctcctatCTCATGCATTCAAAAAAGCAACATGATCGGGAGCCTGTTTTTTCAGAAGAACTGGGACTCGCAATAGAGAAGCTAAAGGACGGATTCACACTCCAGGGACTCTGGGAAGTCATGATCTGATTTAGATTGGCACGCGATTGTTCCTGAAGCAAGGAAGGACTCTCAGTTCTTAGCAGGCTTGTGAGATGTGTAGAAGAGAATTTAGAAATACCAGAGTAGCAGAGAAGGAACATGCCAAAGCTAAAGAGCAGGCAAGTATTAAATAATATGCCCTCAGGATATGTCATAAAGGAAAGATTATTCAAAACCCTGGTATGTTtaacagctttttatttattacatcaCTTCTGTAAGTAGTGGGAGGACAACCAATATCTACTATGAGAAGGGGTTGGTGGAAGCCCCACCCCCCCAAGGACAGTCACAGTTCCACAAGCCCCAGAAGCCCCGCCCATCTTCTGGTCACATGGTATAAGGACCAGAGAAGTCCTTCCCTCTTGCCGTGAGGTTATAAGGACCTGGAAGTCTGTCCCAACGATAGTCATGGTGGGTCCCATTTTAATTTGGCTGCTGTTATGTAAAATGTCATACCCTACATGTTTTCATACTGGTTTGTGATTGGCAGACTACATGTTTTGACACACTCTGACTCCAGGCGTTTTCAGGTGTGTGATTGGCAGGACCTGCCACGCCATCCTGCTTCCCCCAGAAGGTTGTTGGAACAGGAAGCTCCCTCCCCTAACAACACAGCGGCTGCCATGGTGTTTCAGCCAGCGTTTTATGACAGGTAGCCACCATTATGCTTTTTTACGATTTCATGGGCTATGTGTTTACATACTGCCCTGTGATTGGCTGCCAGGGTCAGGCAGTCCCTGCCATTTTACCTGGAAGTATGTCAAAAAAGGAAGCTTCCTCTTCCTGCGTACACAGGGACCACCACTTGAGATAGAGCAGCATGTGGTATATAGCTTGATGCTCAATGTGTGCATGTATTTGTACACAGTGATGTGCTTTCCCATAACGATAATACCTAAATCAGATTTCCATAACTTGTTTAATGTTGTGCAACATCAGTATCGTCGTATTCAGAACATTTTGTGTTCTTGATAACTTTAACAAAAAGCAATACTGTTTTCGTGTCTCATAATTTTGTTAAATGTTCACCACATATCATTCCAGGTACTTTAATTGTAATCCAGATATCCTCATacatgttttgtggtttttcgttgtttttttttgacTAGAGTACTTTTTTTAAGGAATGGTCTAGAAGAAAGTGCACACACAAATAGCTTCTGTGTCTGAGTCATTAGACCTTTATGATGTTATGTGTTAGAGAGAAATGAGTCATTTATTGTTCAAAGGAAGATGCAGCTGTTACGTTTTCTAGTGACATAAGACCTCTGCGCTATTTTCTATAAGTGGAAAAAGTCAAATGAGATCTATCAGCTGTTGTTTTAGCAGCTGACTGTTATAGTGGTGTGACTCTAATTGTGGTGTTTGTAGAAAATCTttcaaagtatatattttaatgagATACTACCTATATTGAAAAGCAATAATGATTTCAATAAACTTTGATAATGTTATACCTCTTTGTAGATCTTGCATTCAAATAGTTGTGTTTTTATCCTGTTTCCATTACATTCAAAGAATATTTTACCATATGGGTAAAAAGCATTCACTATATGGGCAAAGTATAGCTCCTCATCAAGGTCCATTAAACAACTTAAAATGTCAAATTTGTTTTAGATCTCTATTACCATCTTTAATAATCTaaatgttcccagtctaaattgTGAAACTTTCAACATATGCATGATTTTTCTAAATTCATATTCACGTTTCAAACTACTTCGCtgatttggggctttttagtttaaattcaggggttttttttttagtttaaattggACATCCATTAAATAATGTTAATATGGTGGCTTACATGTTTTTCATTCTCTATTCTACCTTTTCTATGTactgttttcagtttctggtatGGTTGAACATAAAAGGATTGATAATGTTTACAGATTATCTGAAATGAAGAACGGTGTTTGTTAAGGAGGGGTGGAGACttcatctttaattatttttgaaaacagaattttaccTGAATAATGTCTATTTTATGTCTAAACCGTAGGGTTTTGTTTACCAATAAATACAATCAAATGGGTATTAAGAAAAAgctcaaaattaatttcaaagcctTATTATCAATATCTGAAGAAACTATAGATGTGATAtggatatgtaaaaaaaaaaaaaataatagagcaTAGATAATTGATGCAAAGTTCTGGAATTTTCTGGTATCTTTATAGTTGGTATCTTTATAACTGCAGCAATGAGATTTATTAAGCAACTCTGAAGAAGTTAACAGTAGTTGCAGCTGATAGCTTGattaataatatttctatttcagaatATTTGGTAACGTATATTTACAATCTCGCTCATAGCTGTCTCACTGAGAGTCAGATTCTGCTGTCCTTACTCATGTCAAATAATGTCTTAAATTGCACGTAATCTCATTGATTCAATGTGGAGAATGATGGTAAAACCTGACCATAGTGACTAGAAGCAACAGTTGCTTCTTTCAGTCTTTGACAGCTGCCAgagcaactctttttttttccaaaccatccATCCTAAATTCCGACCTGCAGGAGTATGTGCCTATATTTAGGTAGCGAGATTAAGTTGCAGAGGCTTCAGGCAGGGCAAAGCACATTGGTCTGCCTTTTTTACGGGCAGACCTTTGGGCAGACAACAGCTAAAGCTTtctgctccctcccctttcccaacTGTTTGCGAaatggattcccagagggaactCACTGAAGAGCTCAGACTTTACCAATCCACCCTTCTTCAGGATGGCCTCAAGGAGCTCCTTGAAGAGAAAAAGTTTGTAGATTGCTCTCTAAAAGCTGGTGACAGAAGCCTGCCTTGCCACAGATTGATTCTGTCAGCATGTAGCCCTTATTTTCGTGAGTATTTCTTATCTgagcaaaatgaagagaaaaagaaggaggtGGTCCTAGATAACGTCGACCCCAACATCCTGGATATGATTGTCAAATACCTTTATTCAGCAAGTATTGATCTTAATGATTCTAACGTGCAAGATATTTTTGCTTTGGCCAGTCGCTTCCAGATCCCTTCTGTATTCACTGTGTGCGTCTCCTATCTTCAGAAGAGGCTCGCTGTCGGTAACTGTCTGGCCATCCTTCGATTGGGTGTTCTGCTTGATTGCCCGAGACTCGCGTTTTCTGCCCGTGATTTTGTTTCAGATCATTTTGTGCAGATCTGCAAAGAAGAGGACTTTATGCAGCTTGCCCCGCATGAACTTATCTCAGTTATTTCACCTGACAGCTTAAATGTAGAGAAGGAAGAACTAGTATTTGAAGCAGTAATGAGATGGGTCCGAACAGACAAGGAGAACAGAGTAAAGAGCCTGGGGGAAATTTTTGACTGCATACGTTTTCGTCTTAtgccagaaaaatatttcaaagaacatGTTGAGAAGGATGATATAATTAAAAGCAACTCAGACCTtcagaaaaaagtaaagattATTAAGGATGCTTTTGCTGGAAAACTGCCTGACTCCTCtagcaaaaatgcagaaaagtcaACCAAAGGGGAGGTGAATGGTGATGTAGGAGATGAAGATTTGCTGCCTGGCTACTTAAATGACCTTCCCAGGCATGGCATGTTTGTCAAAGACCTTATTCTTCTGGTTAATGACACTGCTGCTGTAGCTTATGATCCTCTTGAAAACGAATGCTACCTAGCAGCCCTGGCAGAACAGATTCCCAGAAATCATTCCAGTATagtcaccaaacaaaaccaggTCTACATTGTTGGAGGACTGTATGTGGAAGAGGAGAACAAGGATCAGCCTTTCCAGTCCTACTTCTTCCAGGTATAAGCTTTATAATTGTTGGTACAACAATAGGTGCTTGTAGGAGTTACTGAAAAGTGTTATGAGTCTATGCAAGGGAGTTGTCCGGTCTGTACCGTCGATGGAGAGAAGTATCTACAGAGAGCTATTCCTGTCTCGGAGAGATAAATGAAGCCAAGGGACTTGTATCTTCTCTTTCAAGATCAAGCCCCTGGTGACACCTCAGAAAAGATACTGTATCTAGGCACCGGCTTTCATTGTTCAAGGCCCAGATTTTTCATGGTACAGATAAGTAAATTTAAGCCTAATCATATTTTTGTGAAATACCTTTTTGTGAATTTCTGTTAACTTCCATGACAGTTGAGTGTTAGCAGCTTTAGATTGAACGAGATGTccttttttttgcatgtgaaatattttgataatgtgtattttaaataccaCTTTTGTCACTAAAATTTCAGAAGTCCTTCTGTCACATCTACGTTTGAAAACTTAAGGGCACTCTAAAATACGTAATTTAGAGGTAGAAGGTTGTTTTCCTGGCAAACTGTCAGTGTTAGTACACTAAATATCATGTTTCAACCAAGAGCATTATTTTATATCTTTGTAAATCTGCATAAGTTTATAACGCTGATTAATACAAACTGTAGCTTCCACAACATATTTCAGAAAAACTAGCAAAAATATAGTTTGGCATCCTTACACCATAAACTAAGTCTGTTGTGCATTTAGCTACCTGGCTACATGCTTTGGGGGATATTTAAACTCTCATGATGAATTCTGAAATATGCTGCTGGCTGTGTCCTGTCTTTAGGCACATTGGCCTAAAAGAGTG comes from Numenius arquata chromosome 3, bNumArq3.hap1.1, whole genome shotgun sequence and encodes:
- the KLHL41 gene encoding kelch-like protein 41 translates to MDSQRELTEELRLYQSTLLQDGLKELLEEKKFVDCSLKAGDRSLPCHRLILSACSPYFREYFLSEQNEEKKKEVVLDNVDPNILDMIVKYLYSASIDLNDSNVQDIFALASRFQIPSVFTVCVSYLQKRLAVGNCLAILRLGVLLDCPRLAFSARDFVSDHFVQICKEEDFMQLAPHELISVISPDSLNVEKEELVFEAVMRWVRTDKENRVKSLGEIFDCIRFRLMPEKYFKEHVEKDDIIKSNSDLQKKVKIIKDAFAGKLPDSSSKNAEKSTKGEVNGDVGDEDLLPGYLNDLPRHGMFVKDLILLVNDTAAVAYDPLENECYLAALAEQIPRNHSSIVTKQNQVYIVGGLYVEEENKDQPFQSYFFQLDSIAGEWVALPPLPSARCLFGLGESENKIYVIAGKDLRTEESLDSVLCYDPVATKWGEVKKLPIKVYGHATISNNGLIYCLGGKTDDKKCTNRLFVYNPKKGDWKDLAPMKVARSMFGTAIHKGKIVIAGGVTEEGLTASVEAFDLTTNKWEVMPEFPQERSSISLVTLSGALYAIGGFAMIQLESKEFAPSEVTDIWKYDDEKKEWIGILKEIRYATGASCLATRLNLFKLSKL